One genomic window of Helicobacter canis includes the following:
- a CDS encoding motility associated factor glycosyltransferase family protein codes for MSHFDTNLAALAKVDALLYLALKSFKPNQHYEVFMDNDPANYNIIDTKNTKALYLTKPIDEIMERNAQLHSYSYYPFLYLYGLGNGVLIRLLFNEQRQRIVVFEPELEIIFIVLNLLDFSSEIATQKLQIIYTKQIGYMGVDSLFDSNKYSRVFVKTYDLLVTCPYYESYHDDILRINGYFIKAIEQAVVSVGNDARDSVVGIYHHIANLPDALRTPSLKDLVLALRGRDSAIIISTGPSLHKQLPLLKKVAPYATLLCVDASFPILTKHGIKPDIVLSLERVQESAKFYTDTPKSAQKGVVFALTSIVHKHTKLALKGAKVCFSFRPFGYTSLFGFDEYGYLGIGMSAANMAYELAMLAEFKQCIFIGQDLAFGDDGSSHSKDAIYGTQESQYKKEGIYVPRYGGEGQIETSKIWKLFLHFFEKDIARTPPSMQVINATQGGARIAGTKELPFTQVVESIVQKAQKKPPLLLAPPSPKHSAKLIKQAYKKAQDIIKYGSTQKRKIERVFLQLARELEHIEKLNAQNKLEKINFAKLNALSDKIDDIKGLFGERKFTSYFMDAIQSYIFHQELDIAKVLVLYTANEDELKAKQLQWLYYHKYWLFSLAGGIDCVIHTTQKALDEWSKQDLALASSKPTKRATLS; via the coding sequence ATGAGCCATTTTGATACCAACCTAGCCGCCCTAGCCAAAGTCGATGCGCTACTATATCTCGCTTTGAAATCTTTCAAGCCCAATCAACACTATGAAGTCTTTATGGATAATGATCCGGCAAACTACAACATCATCGATACCAAAAACACCAAAGCTCTCTACCTCACAAAGCCTATTGATGAGATTATGGAGAGAAATGCCCAGCTCCATAGCTACTCTTACTACCCCTTTTTATACCTCTATGGACTAGGCAATGGCGTGCTAATCCGCTTGCTCTTTAATGAGCAGCGGCAGCGCATAGTAGTCTTTGAGCCAGAGCTTGAGATCATTTTCATCGTGCTAAATTTGCTTGATTTTTCTAGTGAAATCGCCACGCAAAAGCTGCAAATCATCTACACTAAGCAAATCGGCTATATGGGCGTGGATTCTCTCTTTGATAGCAATAAATACTCCCGCGTATTTGTAAAAACTTATGACCTACTAGTAACCTGCCCATATTATGAGAGCTATCACGATGATATTTTGCGTATCAATGGCTATTTTATCAAAGCCATTGAGCAAGCGGTCGTGAGTGTGGGCAATGACGCTAGGGATTCTGTGGTGGGGATTTATCACCACATAGCCAATCTCCCAGACGCCCTGCGCACCCCAAGCCTAAAGGATCTCGTGCTAGCTTTAAGGGGCAGAGATAGCGCGATCATCATCTCCACAGGTCCTAGCCTACATAAGCAGCTGCCCTTGCTGAAAAAAGTCGCGCCCTATGCGACATTATTATGCGTGGATGCGAGCTTCCCCATTCTCACAAAGCACGGCATAAAGCCAGATATTGTCCTAAGTCTAGAGCGCGTGCAAGAAAGTGCCAAATTCTACACCGACACGCCCAAAAGCGCGCAAAAAGGCGTGGTGTTTGCCCTAACTTCTATCGTGCATAAGCACACCAAGCTAGCCCTAAAGGGGGCAAAAGTGTGCTTTAGCTTCCGTCCATTTGGCTATACAAGTCTCTTTGGCTTTGATGAGTATGGGTATTTAGGCATAGGAATGAGTGCGGCAAATATGGCGTATGAGCTAGCGATGCTCGCAGAATTTAAGCAGTGCATATTTATCGGGCAGGATTTGGCGTTTGGCGATGATGGCAGCTCGCATTCTAAAGATGCGATCTATGGCACACAAGAGTCCCAATACAAAAAAGAGGGCATATATGTCCCGCGCTATGGTGGAGAAGGGCAGATAGAGACAAGCAAGATTTGGAAGCTATTTTTACACTTTTTTGAAAAGGACATTGCTAGGACGCCACCTAGTATGCAAGTCATCAATGCCACGCAAGGAGGCGCGCGCATAGCTGGCACAAAGGAGCTGCCCTTTACACAAGTGGTAGAATCTATCGTGCAAAAAGCGCAGAAAAAGCCCCCCCTACTGCTAGCCCCACCTAGCCCCAAGCACAGCGCAAAGCTCATCAAGCAAGCCTACAAAAAAGCCCAAGACATCATCAAATACGGCAGCACGCAAAAGCGCAAGATCGAGCGCGTATTTTTGCAGCTAGCTAGAGAGCTAGAGCATATAGAAAAGCTCAATGCCCAAAACAAGCTTGAAAAGATCAATTTCGCCAAGCTTAATGCCCTAAGCGATAAAATCGATGATATTAAAGGGCTTTTTGGCGAGCGGAAATTTACGAGCTACTTTATGGACGCCATACAATCCTACATATTCCACCAAGAGCTAGACATCGCCAAAGTGCTAGTGCTCTACACTGCCAATGAAGATGAGCTTAAAGCAAAGCAGCTGCAATGGCTCTACTACCATAAATACTGGCTTTTCTCGCTTGCTGGGGGGATAGACTGCGTGATCCACACAACACAAAAAGCCCTTGATGAGTGGAGCAAGCAGGATCTAGCCCTAGCAAGCAGCAAACCCACTAAACGCGCAACTCTAAGCTAG
- the flgA gene encoding flagellar basal body P-ring formation chaperone FlgA — translation MRFFVLLLCFCAHLCAKDSLTHFIEQSYMHAYKDYDLHITQISLQIPPSAKDLPNLSCAAPNLCTLSANALSKSSGTLIAKIHNGTSVLSVPIAYNIEAELTIIKATGLISSNVNITTQNTATTRAKLSTLTSTKLLPQSALGKVSARSLIGSGGLITLDKVKERVLVRKGEMITGIIRSDNLTLQTQVQALQNGSQGDIIKVRNQSTQKILRAQIIDESTAEIL, via the coding sequence ATGCGATTTTTTGTGCTTTTGCTGTGCTTTTGTGCGCATTTGTGTGCCAAAGACTCTCTTACACACTTCATCGAGCAAAGCTATATGCACGCCTACAAAGACTATGACCTGCACATCACGCAAATCAGCCTACAAATCCCACCTTCAGCCAAAGACCTGCCCAATCTCTCCTGCGCTGCTCCAAATCTCTGCACACTCTCTGCCAATGCCCTTAGCAAATCCAGCGGCACACTCATAGCCAAAATCCACAACGGCACAAGCGTGCTATCTGTGCCTATCGCGTATAATATCGAAGCCGAGCTTACTATCATCAAAGCCACGGGGCTTATTAGCTCCAATGTCAATATAACCACGCAAAACACCGCCACCACACGCGCCAAGCTCTCCACCCTTACAAGCACCAAGCTCCTACCCCAAAGTGCGCTAGGCAAAGTCTCGGCGCGATCGCTCATAGGCTCTGGGGGGCTTATCACGCTAGATAAAGTCAAAGAGCGCGTGCTAGTGCGTAAGGGCGAGATGATCACAGGTATTATCCGCAGTGATAATCTCACCTTGCAAACCCAAGTCCAAGCCTTGCAAAATGGCTCACAAGGCGACATCATCAAAGTCCGCAATCAAAGCACGCAAAAAATCTTGCGCGCACAAATTATTGATGAAAGCACTGCCGAGATTCTCTAG
- a CDS encoding FeoA family protein, translated as MNLDACAYNHSYKVTAINLEDSIAKERLASLGIVAGVIITILQTSAKKATISVQVHQTIIALRNEEARQIQVELI; from the coding sequence ATGAATCTTGATGCTTGTGCATATAACCATAGCTACAAAGTTACGGCAATCAACCTAGAAGATAGCATAGCCAAAGAGCGTTTAGCATCGCTTGGGATAGTGGCTGGCGTGATCATCACGATCTTGCAAACCTCAGCCAAAAAGGCGACTATTTCCGTGCAAGTGCATCAAACAATCATCGCCCTGCGCAATGAAGAAGCTAGGCAGATACAAGTAGAGCTAATATAG
- the panD gene encoding aspartate 1-decarboxylase, whose amino-acid sequence MHFEMLYAKIHRARVSDANINYIGSITIDRALCNAVGLLEGMKVDVVNVNNGARLSTYVLLGESGSGVVCLNGAAARLACVGDVVIIIAYASMTLEEAKVHTPRVAFVDENNRLLQQPKE is encoded by the coding sequence ATGCACTTTGAAATGCTCTATGCCAAAATCCACCGCGCACGCGTGAGTGATGCAAATATCAACTATATAGGCTCCATTACGATTGATAGGGCGTTGTGTAATGCAGTGGGCTTGCTTGAAGGTATGAAAGTTGATGTAGTCAATGTCAATAATGGCGCAAGACTTAGCACCTATGTCTTGCTAGGGGAGAGTGGTAGCGGGGTAGTGTGTCTAAATGGCGCGGCAGCTAGGCTTGCTTGCGTGGGTGATGTGGTGATCATCATCGCGTATGCGAGTATGACGCTAGAGGAGGCAAAAGTGCATACGCCTAGAGTCGCTTTTGTCGATGAGAATAATCGCTTACTACAACAACCAAAGGAGTAA
- a CDS encoding YbaB/EbfC family nucleoid-associated protein, with protein sequence MFDMNQLQSLLSTMQKQMQELESSAQDSIHTAKSGGGLVSVSINGAGEVVDISIDDSLLEDKDSLQILLISALNDAYKNVENSKKSQALNLLGGLNPFQKS encoded by the coding sequence ATGTTTGATATGAATCAATTACAATCTCTACTAAGCACAATGCAAAAGCAAATGCAAGAGCTAGAATCTAGTGCGCAAGACTCTATCCACACGGCTAAGAGTGGCGGCGGGCTTGTGAGTGTCAGCATAAATGGCGCAGGGGAGGTGGTGGATATTAGTATCGATGACTCTTTGCTAGAGGATAAAGACTCCTTGCAGATTCTCTTAATCTCAGCCCTAAATGATGCCTACAAAAATGTCGAAAACAGCAAAAAATCCCAAGCCCTTAATCTACTTGGCGGACTTAATCCGTTTCAAAAATCTTAG
- a CDS encoding ATP-dependent helicase, translated as MDTLLSQLNQAQAEAAQHIDGALLILAGAGSGKTKTITTRLAYLIKVVGIPPQCTLTLTFTNKAANEMRTRALQLLGVEIPHPPLLCTFHRFGLLFLREHIHHLGRKHDFTLLDSDDQKRVIKKLDSSFAYFSPAQILGYISSCKNKLIPPDQARKQAKSEHFLDLSKAYQAYQAFLEDNNMLDFDDLLLKSYEILAINTEIATMMSERYQYIMVDEYQDTNFLQVSLLQKLCTTHSNLCVVGDDDQSIYSWRGADISHILHFAQTFGAKTITLAQNYRSKEPILRAANALIAHNTSRLGKELHSTRGQGDEIVLLSNADEVAEANTIASHITTLLAQGIAPTQIAILFRLNALSRSIEEGLNRAKIPYKLIGATRFYERAEIKDVLAYFRVVLNLNDDFSLSRIINVPKRSLGKIAQEKIFSTASAHKLSVYEAYKQGLLESTLSHTQNKQLRALFDTLEILQAKLQESALGFLDAFDESFALRLQTSADDIDRRANIEEFYGYFRDFFMQNPHQGLDDLLYELSLSSSSDVEVGESVSCMSVHSSKGLEFDYVFIIGCEEGFFPLLREEGDLQEERRLGYVAFTRARERLFVSHAHSRFYKGKRESLAPSRFLKEARIHFCEDSVKVDSRGDSRGVDSRGAKVDSSGGFSKGCAVSHKIFGLGVVQEVRRQGGQEYLRINFGGNIRLILADFVQRV; from the coding sequence TTGGACACACTACTCTCCCAGCTAAACCAAGCCCAAGCAGAGGCAGCCCAGCATATCGATGGCGCGCTATTGATTCTAGCAGGCGCAGGCAGCGGGAAGACAAAAACTATCACCACGCGTCTAGCCTATCTCATCAAAGTCGTAGGGATCCCGCCCCAATGCACTCTCACGCTCACTTTCACCAACAAAGCCGCAAATGAAATGCGCACTAGAGCATTGCAGCTCTTAGGTGTAGAGATCCCGCACCCACCCTTGCTCTGCACTTTCCACCGCTTTGGGCTGCTCTTTTTACGCGAGCATATCCACCACCTAGGGCGCAAACACGACTTCACACTGCTTGATAGCGATGATCAAAAGCGCGTTATCAAAAAACTGGATTCTAGCTTTGCCTACTTTAGCCCTGCCCAGATTCTAGGCTATATCTCTAGCTGCAAAAACAAGCTTATCCCCCCCGATCAAGCACGCAAGCAGGCAAAAAGCGAGCATTTCCTAGATCTAAGCAAAGCCTATCAAGCCTATCAGGCATTTTTAGAAGACAACAATATGCTTGATTTTGATGATTTACTGCTAAAGAGCTATGAGATTCTAGCGATCAATACTGAAATCGCTACAATGATGAGTGAGCGATACCAATACATTATGGTTGATGAATACCAAGATACAAACTTCTTGCAAGTCTCTTTGCTACAAAAGCTCTGCACCACGCATAGCAATCTCTGTGTCGTAGGCGATGATGACCAAAGCATTTATAGCTGGAGGGGGGCGGATATTTCTCATATCTTGCACTTTGCGCAAACTTTTGGCGCAAAGACCATCACCCTAGCCCAAAACTATCGCTCCAAAGAGCCGATTCTACGCGCGGCAAACGCCCTTATCGCACACAACACCTCTAGGCTTGGCAAGGAGCTGCATAGCACAAGGGGGCAAGGCGATGAAATTGTGCTGCTTAGCAATGCTGATGAAGTAGCAGAGGCAAACACCATAGCCAGCCACATTACCACGCTTTTAGCACAGGGCATCGCTCCTACGCAAATCGCCATACTCTTCCGCCTAAATGCGCTCTCTCGCAGTATAGAAGAGGGCTTAAACCGCGCCAAAATCCCCTATAAACTTATCGGCGCGACTAGATTTTATGAAAGAGCAGAGATCAAAGATGTGCTAGCATATTTCCGCGTGGTGCTAAATCTTAATGATGATTTCTCTCTCTCGCGAATCATCAATGTCCCCAAACGCTCCCTTGGCAAAATCGCGCAAGAAAAGATCTTTAGCACTGCTAGTGCGCATAAACTTAGTGTCTATGAAGCCTACAAACAAGGGCTACTAGAATCCACTTTATCACACACGCAAAATAAGCAGCTACGCGCTCTTTTTGACACCCTAGAAATCCTGCAAGCAAAACTCCAAGAAAGCGCGCTAGGATTTTTAGACGCCTTTGATGAGAGCTTTGCTTTGCGCTTGCAAACAAGTGCTGATGATATTGATAGGCGGGCAAATATTGAGGAGTTTTATGGCTATTTCCGCGACTTTTTTATGCAAAATCCGCACCAAGGGCTTGATGATTTGCTCTATGAGCTAAGTCTCTCTTCTAGCAGTGATGTAGAAGTGGGCGAGAGTGTGAGCTGTATGAGCGTACATAGCTCTAAGGGGCTGGAGTTTGACTATGTGTTTATCATAGGCTGTGAAGAAGGATTTTTCCCCCTGCTGCGTGAAGAGGGCGATCTACAAGAAGAGCGGCGGCTAGGCTATGTAGCCTTCACGCGCGCTAGGGAGAGACTCTTTGTCTCACACGCGCATTCTCGATTTTACAAAGGCAAGCGAGAGAGTCTAGCCCCATCGCGCTTCCTCAAAGAAGCTAGAATCCACTTTTGTGAAGATAGCGTAAAAGTGGATTCTAGGGGCGATTCTAGGGGCGTGGATTCTAGAGGGGCAAAAGTGGATTCTAGTGGTGGCTTTAGCAAGGGCTGTGCGGTAAGTCATAAAATCTTTGGGCTAGGAGTGGTGCAAGAAGTGCGTAGGCAGGGCGGGCAGGAGTATTTACGCATAAATTTTGGCGGGAATATCCGCTTGATCCTTGCTGATTTTGTGCAAAGGGTGTGA
- a CDS encoding tetratricopeptide repeat protein, which produces MADINSIQEEQAPDTEPKASLASKLQGVLAPMQGLLDKIAAIDHPLVQKFKQNKVLLYSVLGGTALLIVLLLLLLILALMPSKSTKSPKQTPQESVSNEISQEEVHKLLATPLPAPDDEAQDSSVDNLIIKGNVLYDQGYRQEAYEVFRKIADFSQSIANYNLGTMELKSQLYHDAIAAYNESIQTGQNISASAINAAVAAFKIDRFDLYGHYVKVANDNLSEIINEPFYSYAYALTSYYEDKYFETLSPLLNPNSLEFSEQNHRLAAHIFTIFGDDNNALEHLQAAANPEDNKSMGLLYARKAEYAQAKTHLIRFLQNHPNDVEALMALQIVELKLGNYAAAASSLDSITSDKRIHEIAKVTYPIKVVINPELFDVSIAQKTFWERDFENKDKIGYKMLFYFAPYRVFDAKLVLEEITQASNFAQLNITEGKNILLRSATTSKIDREIIRTLVALETKDLRQALAFLKNATKSNPNHAILYYNLGLVYAQLGQYDDAYAHFIRAYYLDQNDYLSGIFAVLTGRFSHKDTERVVFDMVQSFQDHEIQDHIANPAWHTFVENFLNYLNDNQIQESDWIAQAKIKEPIFYALEFVYALKNKNKQGMLENINALKAIFPNDVVVNILAVLTKNFGESLQDISISMYNLFNTDTLDLRPLYYGGALPRELYVYTGFITGSLQNQARIIQNHLTAKDDDPRGALQTLGTINIYQKDFQKAYTIFNMLVDELQENDSHTRFLTAVSAVGAGNYGDATLLLQLAKMETPTAYEARYALGLLYQAAQNYKAAATNYNFVSLADFRSEFFDFQIDTQKIYAYELESNAPPTSEQ; this is translated from the coding sequence ATGGCAGACATCAATAGTATCCAAGAAGAGCAAGCCCCAGATACAGAGCCTAAAGCAAGCTTAGCTTCTAAACTGCAAGGTGTGCTTGCCCCTATGCAAGGGCTACTTGACAAGATAGCAGCCATAGATCACCCCTTAGTGCAAAAATTCAAGCAAAACAAAGTCCTGCTATATAGTGTGCTAGGTGGCACGGCGTTATTGATTGTCTTGCTGCTTTTGCTGCTGATTTTAGCACTTATGCCTAGTAAATCCACCAAATCCCCCAAGCAAACCCCCCAAGAGAGTGTAAGCAATGAAATCTCCCAAGAAGAAGTGCATAAACTCCTAGCCACGCCACTGCCAGCCCCAGATGATGAAGCCCAAGACTCTAGTGTCGATAATCTCATCATCAAAGGCAATGTCCTCTATGATCAAGGCTATCGACAAGAAGCCTATGAAGTCTTTCGCAAAATCGCTGACTTTTCGCAATCAATCGCTAATTACAACCTAGGCACAATGGAGCTAAAATCCCAGCTCTATCACGATGCCATTGCTGCATATAATGAAAGTATCCAAACCGGGCAAAATATCTCTGCAAGTGCTATCAACGCGGCAGTAGCGGCGTTTAAAATAGATCGATTTGATTTATATGGGCATTATGTCAAAGTCGCTAATGACAATTTAAGCGAGATTATCAATGAGCCATTTTATAGCTATGCCTATGCGCTTACCTCCTACTATGAGGATAAATATTTTGAGACCTTAAGCCCCCTGCTTAATCCAAACTCCCTAGAATTTAGTGAGCAAAACCACCGCCTAGCCGCGCATATTTTCACCATTTTTGGCGATGATAATAACGCCCTAGAGCATTTGCAAGCTGCAGCAAACCCAGAAGACAACAAATCTATGGGGCTACTTTATGCACGCAAAGCAGAATACGCCCAGGCAAAAACACATCTCATACGATTCTTACAAAACCACCCCAATGATGTAGAAGCCCTTATGGCATTGCAAATTGTCGAGCTAAAGCTTGGGAACTATGCCGCGGCTGCATCAAGCCTAGATTCTATCACCTCTGATAAGCGGATCCACGAAATAGCCAAGGTAACCTACCCTATCAAAGTCGTCATCAATCCAGAGCTATTTGATGTAAGCATCGCCCAAAAGACATTTTGGGAGCGCGATTTTGAAAACAAAGACAAAATCGGCTATAAAATGCTTTTTTATTTCGCTCCCTATCGTGTGTTTGATGCCAAGCTTGTTCTAGAAGAAATCACACAAGCAAGTAACTTTGCCCAGCTTAATATCACAGAGGGGAAAAATATCCTTCTGCGCTCTGCGACAACTTCTAAAATCGATAGAGAAATTATCCGCACACTTGTCGCCCTTGAGACCAAAGACTTGCGACAGGCATTGGCATTTTTAAAAAACGCGACAAAATCCAACCCAAACCACGCCATTTTATACTACAACCTAGGGCTAGTGTATGCGCAACTTGGGCAGTATGATGATGCGTATGCGCATTTTATCCGCGCTTATTATCTTGATCAAAACGACTATCTCTCTGGAATCTTTGCAGTGCTTACAGGGCGATTTAGCCACAAAGATACCGAGCGCGTGGTGTTTGATATGGTGCAGTCTTTCCAAGATCACGAGATCCAAGACCACATAGCAAACCCCGCTTGGCACACCTTTGTCGAAAATTTCTTAAACTACCTAAATGACAACCAAATCCAAGAGAGCGATTGGATCGCGCAAGCCAAAATCAAAGAGCCGATTTTCTATGCACTAGAATTTGTCTATGCGCTTAAAAACAAAAACAAGCAAGGTATGCTAGAGAACATCAACGCCCTTAAAGCGATATTTCCAAACGATGTGGTGGTTAATATCCTAGCAGTGCTTACCAAAAACTTTGGCGAGAGCCTGCAAGATATTAGCATTAGTATGTATAATCTCTTCAATACCGATACCCTAGATTTGCGCCCATTGTATTATGGCGGGGCGTTGCCTAGAGAGCTATATGTCTATACGGGATTTATCACAGGCTCCTTGCAAAATCAAGCCCGCATTATACAAAATCACCTTACCGCCAAAGATGACGACCCGCGCGGGGCGTTGCAGACACTTGGGACAATCAATATCTATCAAAAAGACTTTCAAAAAGCCTACACGATTTTTAATATGCTTGTTGATGAGCTGCAAGAAAACGATAGCCACACGCGCTTCCTCACAGCAGTATCTGCCGTAGGGGCAGGGAATTATGGCGATGCGACTCTGCTTTTGCAGCTTGCCAAAATGGAAACCCCCACCGCCTATGAAGCACGCTATGCCCTAGGGCTACTCTATCAAGCAGCCCAAAACTACAAAGCCGCTGCGACAAATTACAACTTCGTATCACTAGCTGACTTTCGCTCGGAGTTTTTTGACTTCCAAATTGATACGCAAAAAATCTATGCCTATGAGCTAGAATCTAACGCCCCGCCAACTAGCGAGCAATAG
- a CDS encoding FkbM family methyltransferase: MKFLAQAIYQHTLKTQSRLCFRILLHLRKFLLRFCDPVITATFRGLRLTMPFSHTIFINQKLYPHYDMRLQAIAQYICAKDGRLAMIDVGANIGDTAVLSLSDQASNASYLLIEGERSYADLIYTNLSHNLRSLHKLPSPDSYAIYTTNSTLDSTGGGGDHKLFYIYTTFLGQSDSCEKYAMSLQDGSGKLVASSTSSSITTLDHIIQQTNFTPNFIKIDTDGFDFKVLRGARATISAFMPTLYFEWSLSHLLEQGESPTSIFPMLRDLGYEKLVIFDNFGDLLCVLDSTDRLNLSLLMGYTNTSKQIHYYDVLAIHRASSFCLQEYLRIYASGA, translated from the coding sequence ATGAAATTCTTGGCACAAGCCATTTACCAGCACACTTTAAAGACACAAAGCAGGCTTTGTTTTAGAATCTTGCTGCATTTACGCAAGTTTTTACTACGCTTTTGTGATCCTGTTATCACCGCTACTTTTAGAGGGCTTAGGCTTACTATGCCCTTTTCTCATACGATTTTTATCAATCAAAAGCTCTATCCGCATTATGATATGCGCTTGCAAGCTATCGCGCAATATATTTGTGCCAAAGATGGCAGGCTTGCTATGATTGATGTAGGGGCAAATATCGGCGATACGGCGGTGCTCTCTTTAAGCGATCAAGCTAGCAATGCTTCATATTTGCTTATAGAAGGAGAGAGGAGCTATGCGGATTTGATTTATACCAATCTCTCGCACAATCTCCGCTCTCTCCATAAGCTCCCTAGCCCAGATTCTTATGCTATCTATACGACTAATAGCACACTAGATTCTACGGGGGGGGGGGGAGACCATAAACTCTTTTATATTTACACGACATTTTTAGGGCAGAGCGACTCTTGTGAAAAGTATGCGATGAGCTTGCAAGATGGTAGTGGCAAGCTTGTCGCTAGCTCTACTTCATCATCTATCACTACACTAGATCACATTATCCAGCAGACCAACTTCACACCTAATTTCATCAAAATCGATACCGATGGATTTGACTTCAAAGTCCTCCGAGGAGCTAGGGCTACGATTAGCGCATTTATGCCGACTCTTTATTTTGAGTGGAGTTTATCGCATTTGCTCGAGCAAGGAGAATCCCCAACTTCTATATTCCCTATGCTTAGAGACTTGGGCTATGAAAAGCTTGTGATATTTGATAATTTTGGGGACTTGCTATGTGTGCTAGATAGCACTGATAGGCTAAATCTTAGCCTACTTATGGGCTATACAAACACTTCCAAGCAAATCCACTACTACGATGTGCTAGCTATCCATAGGGCTAGCTCTTTTTGCCTGCAAGAGTATTTAAGGATTTATGCAAGCGGGGCTTAA
- a CDS encoding HyaD/HybD family hydrogenase maturation endopeptidase, with protein sequence MRVLVLGIGNILFGDEGIGVHLCNYLKVNYAFDSLEHSIEFVDGGTLAQALIPMIVEYDSVLVLDTINVAGAAIGDVYSFPFSAIPDTITWAGSAHEVEMLQTLKMIKLLGDLPPLHIIGVVPYIIGEDTTFELSSELLARFDDLEQEVLRYLRTLGFESKKVDSTPIQAIANHSYKGY encoded by the coding sequence TTGCGTGTTTTGGTGCTAGGGATAGGCAATATCCTCTTTGGTGATGAGGGTATTGGCGTGCATTTGTGCAATTATCTAAAGGTCAATTATGCCTTTGACTCACTAGAGCATAGTATAGAGTTTGTCGATGGTGGCACGCTCGCCCAAGCTCTTATCCCTATGATTGTCGAGTATGATTCTGTGCTGGTGCTTGATACGATCAATGTCGCTGGTGCGGCGATCGGCGATGTGTATAGCTTCCCATTTTCTGCGATCCCTGATACTATCACTTGGGCGGGGAGTGCGCACGAGGTAGAAATGCTCCAAACGCTAAAGATGATTAAGCTTCTAGGCGATCTACCGCCCTTGCATATCATCGGTGTTGTGCCTTATATCATAGGAGAGGATACGACTTTTGAGCTATCAAGTGAGCTTCTAGCGCGATTTGATGACTTAGAGCAAGAGGTGCTGCGATATTTACGCACGCTAGGCTTTGAGAGTAAAAAAGTGGATTCTACTCCTATCCAAGCTATCGCCAATCATTCCTACAAGGGCTACTAG
- the cybH gene encoding Ni/Fe-hydrogenase, b-type cytochrome subunit gives MREAVDSGKRDFQAHTEFSGLTRIFHWLRAFAIFGLIGTGFYIAMPFLSATPSPEPTLFTQAYIRSIHLILGFILIAVSIFRVYLFFFDKEGSKEERRSFKQFIDVKVWIASIKTYLFIGKHPHIEGAYNPLQFITYFTLGVLTLLVCLTGVALYGNVYHSGLGGVLGACFKWVEVLCGGLSNVRVIHHILTWAFVIFIPVHIYLVVWNSVKYPNGGADAIISGVRYQNELKV, from the coding sequence ATGAGAGAAGCAGTAGATTCTGGCAAGAGGGATTTCCAAGCCCATACGGAGTTTTCTGGGCTGACTAGGATTTTCCACTGGTTGCGTGCGTTTGCGATTTTTGGGCTTATTGGCACGGGATTTTATATCGCTATGCCATTTTTGAGCGCGACTCCAAGCCCTGAGCCTACGCTTTTTACCCAAGCATATATCCGCAGTATCCACTTGATTCTAGGGTTTATCTTGATCGCAGTGTCTATCTTCCGTGTGTATCTTTTCTTTTTTGACAAAGAGGGGAGCAAAGAGGAGCGGCGGTCATTTAAGCAGTTTATCGATGTGAAAGTGTGGATTGCTTCGATTAAGACTTATCTCTTTATCGGCAAGCATCCGCATATAGAAGGCGCGTATAATCCACTGCAATTTATCACTTACTTCACACTTGGTGTGCTGACGCTGCTTGTGTGCTTGACAGGTGTGGCACTCTATGGCAATGTCTATCATAGTGGGCTAGGTGGCGTGCTGGGCGCGTGCTTTAAATGGGTAGAAGTGCTATGTGGTGGGCTATCTAATGTCCGCGTGATCCACCATATATTGACTTGGGCGTTTGTGATCTTTATCCCTGTGCATATTTATCTTGTCGTGTGGAATTCTGTGAAATATCCAAATGGTGGGGCAGATGCGATTATCAGCGGTGTGCGCTATCAAAACGAGCTGAAAGTGTAA